One region of Solanum pennellii chromosome 6, SPENNV200 genomic DNA includes:
- the LOC107022342 gene encoding uncharacterized protein LOC107022342 — MDKICDLFGFKQCNSSMYYVAANGLAEAFNNTLCNLLKKVVSKSKRDWHDRMEEALWVYGTTHRTATQETPYSFVFGTEAVLSLERKIPSLRVAIQEGLTEEDNARLRLKELEVLYEKRRLADWSHQWKILEEVLSLKRRHTPGPQEYKLCTAPKKMSARLKISKKVA, encoded by the exons ATGGATAAGATTTGCGACCTTTTTGGCTTCAAGCAATGTAATTCTTCAATGTATTATGTTGCTGCAAATGGTCTAGCTGAAGCATTTAACAACACCCTGTGCAACTTGTTAAAGAAGGTTGTCTCCAAATCTAAAAGAGATTGGCATGATAGAATGGAAGAAGCTCTTTGGGTATACGGGACGACTCATCGCACGGCGACTCAAGAAACTccttattcttttgtttttggaaCTGAAGCAGTGCTTTCACTTGAACGAAAAATACCGTCATTGAGGGTTGCCATCCAAGAGGGACTTACTGAAGAAGATAATGCTCGTCTACGGCTTAAAGAGTTAGAAGTTCTCTATGAGAAAAG ACGGCTTGCTGATTGGTCCCACCAATGGAAAATTCTTGAAGAAGTACTATCCTTGAAGCGGCGTCATACTCCTGGCCCGCAAGAGTATAAACTGTGTACGGCTCCAAAAAAAATGTCCGCTAGGTTGAAAATCTCGAAAAAGGTGGCCTAG